A section of the Luteolibacter flavescens genome encodes:
- a CDS encoding carboxypeptidase M32 has product MSTALDRLRSLAREKAVVATSAATIGWDQETYLPDDGHEWRADQIAWLSERAHELGTSSAWGDALAAAEADGTAPALTAAMRRDYDRATKLPGELVAREAQASSLGKQAWADARKRSDFATFAPHLETLLAIAREKADRWGYEAEAYDALLDTYERGATAAGIASLFDALKPQLREVAAAAVARSDSRNATLPGGIYPIEAQQKFNAVVAESLGFDFKAGRIDTTAHPFCTTLGPRDIRLTTRYDESDFTSSLFGVMHEAGHGLYEQGLPAKEVGLPSGEAASLGIHESQSRLWENHVGRSRPFWEKWLPVAAQHFPQLAGTSLDDFLAAIHRAAFSYIRVEADEATYDLHILLRFGLERRLVSGELSVKDVPAAWNESFRDLFGMTPPDDAHGCLQDIHWSMGGLGYFPTYTLGNLNAAQLFAAANADATISSAIAKAEYAPLLTWLRDKVHAKGAVLTPAEIISQATGKAPSPEAHLEHLRLRYLA; this is encoded by the coding sequence GGGTGGGATCAGGAAACCTATCTGCCGGACGATGGCCACGAATGGCGCGCCGACCAGATTGCCTGGCTCTCCGAGCGCGCCCACGAACTCGGCACGTCTTCCGCATGGGGTGACGCCCTCGCCGCCGCGGAAGCCGATGGCACCGCCCCGGCATTGACCGCCGCGATGCGCCGCGACTACGACCGCGCGACGAAGCTCCCCGGCGAACTCGTCGCCCGCGAAGCCCAGGCTTCCTCCCTCGGCAAGCAGGCGTGGGCCGATGCCCGCAAACGCTCCGACTTCGCGACCTTCGCCCCGCATCTCGAAACCCTGCTCGCCATCGCCCGCGAGAAGGCGGACCGCTGGGGCTACGAGGCCGAGGCCTACGACGCGCTGCTCGACACCTACGAACGCGGTGCAACCGCAGCCGGTATCGCATCCCTTTTCGACGCGCTGAAGCCACAGCTTCGTGAAGTCGCCGCGGCCGCGGTGGCCCGCTCCGACAGCCGCAATGCCACGCTGCCCGGCGGTATCTACCCGATCGAGGCGCAGCAGAAATTCAACGCGGTGGTCGCGGAATCGCTCGGCTTCGATTTCAAGGCCGGACGCATCGACACCACGGCGCATCCCTTCTGCACCACGCTCGGCCCGCGGGACATCCGCCTGACGACCCGGTATGACGAGAGCGATTTCACCTCCTCGCTCTTCGGCGTGATGCACGAGGCCGGTCACGGACTCTACGAGCAGGGCCTGCCCGCGAAGGAGGTCGGACTGCCTTCCGGAGAAGCCGCGTCGCTCGGCATCCACGAGTCGCAGTCGCGCCTGTGGGAAAACCACGTCGGCCGCTCGCGACCCTTCTGGGAAAAGTGGCTGCCGGTCGCTGCCCAGCATTTCCCGCAACTCGCCGGGACATCGCTCGATGACTTCCTCGCCGCGATCCACCGCGCCGCCTTCTCCTACATCCGCGTCGAGGCGGATGAGGCCACCTACGACCTGCATATCCTGCTGCGCTTCGGTCTGGAGCGCCGACTGGTCTCGGGCGAACTCTCGGTGAAGGACGTGCCCGCCGCTTGGAACGAGAGCTTCCGTGATCTCTTTGGCATGACGCCGCCGGACGATGCCCATGGCTGCCTGCAGGACATCCACTGGTCCATGGGAGGCCTCGGGTACTTCCCGACCTACACGCTCGGAAACCTGAATGCCGCCCAGCTCTTCGCCGCCGCGAATGCGGACGCCACGATTTCCTCCGCGATCGCGAAAGCCGAGTATGCCCCGCTGCTGACGTGGCTGCGCGACAAGGTCCACGCAAAGGGGGCCGTCCTCACTCCGGCGGAAATCATCAGTCAGGCCACGGGCAAGGCACCCTCGCCGGAGGCGCATCTGGAGCACCTGCGGCTGCGCTATCTGGCGTGA
- the polA gene encoding DNA polymerase I produces the protein MSRLFLLDGMALVYRAHFAFIQNPIRNSKGVNTSALYGFINTLLTILEKEKPTHLGVAWDTSAPTPRHEKFPAYKAQRDEMPEELAAAIPNVKRLCRAFHLPLLEIDGYEADDLIGTLAKRASAEGIETYMVTPDKDFAQLLDERTFMWKPGKKGAEHEVISVEKLPEIWGVKDPHQIIDLLGLMGDAVDNIPGVPGIGPKTAQKLIADFGSVENLLQNLASLKGKQKENLTTFSEQALLSKDLATIIIDAPIEVTWADLALSPRDDEAVKALFTEFEFRSLTKRLFGDTGSSSETTTESAEQAAAPVFAHLKTIGEVPHTYHLADSPEKQAELFEQLSKQERFCFDIETTSLDRFEAKLLGVAFSWHDHEGWYLPYSEALLPELTKALSSSATKIGHNLKYDLSVLHQHGVEVGGPIFDTMLAHGLVFPDQRHTMDYVSETMLGYTPVKLADIASAAPAAGASDDLFAFAETKKASKELDIAAIPLATLAEYAAEDADVTWQIAGKLAPLLDGQEHVFREIECPLLPVLVRMEMEGIAIDPGALVEIGSQLQQRIDELSRTIATHAGKPFNLNSPKQLGEILFNDLGLADKAKKTKTGQFKTDEATLTSLAGKHPIIDEILEYREATKLKGTYLDALPGHIVPKTGRIHTQFHQLVAATGRLASTDPNLQNIPIRSALGRQIRKAFVPREGFTLLSCDYSQIELRVMAALANDTSMIEAFRENRDIHTATAAKVWGVVESDVTREQRSGAKMVNFGIIYGISAFGLSQRLGIPRGEAADIINNYFKEYPAIKEFMDRTITEAREKGYVETLSGRRRYFPDLTSANQTIRGNAERAAINTPIQGTAADMIKLAMIRIDSLLREGSHETAMLLQVHDELVFDLSVKEQEKLVPKLLHEMETALPLPGDVPILVEHGTGPNWLAAH, from the coding sequence ATGTCGCGACTTTTCCTGCTGGATGGGATGGCGCTCGTCTATCGCGCGCACTTCGCCTTCATCCAGAACCCCATCCGTAACTCCAAGGGTGTCAATACCTCGGCGCTCTACGGATTCATCAATACCCTGCTGACAATCCTGGAAAAGGAAAAGCCGACCCACCTGGGAGTCGCCTGGGACACCTCCGCGCCCACCCCGCGCCACGAGAAATTCCCCGCCTACAAGGCCCAGCGCGACGAAATGCCCGAGGAACTCGCCGCTGCCATCCCGAACGTGAAGCGCCTGTGCCGCGCCTTTCACCTGCCGCTGCTGGAAATCGATGGCTACGAGGCGGACGACCTGATCGGCACGCTGGCCAAGCGGGCATCGGCCGAGGGCATCGAGACCTACATGGTCACGCCGGACAAGGACTTCGCCCAGCTCCTCGACGAGCGCACCTTCATGTGGAAGCCCGGGAAAAAGGGTGCCGAGCACGAGGTGATCAGCGTCGAGAAGCTCCCGGAAATCTGGGGCGTGAAGGACCCGCACCAGATCATCGACCTGCTGGGCCTGATGGGCGATGCAGTGGACAATATCCCCGGCGTGCCCGGCATCGGCCCGAAGACCGCGCAGAAGCTCATCGCCGACTTCGGCTCGGTGGAAAACCTGCTCCAGAATCTCGCCTCGCTGAAGGGCAAGCAGAAGGAAAACCTGACGACCTTCTCCGAGCAGGCACTGCTTTCGAAGGATCTCGCCACCATCATCATCGATGCGCCCATCGAGGTGACGTGGGCAGATCTCGCGCTTTCGCCACGCGATGATGAAGCGGTGAAGGCACTCTTCACCGAGTTCGAATTCCGCTCGCTCACTAAGCGGCTTTTTGGCGACACGGGAAGCTCTTCCGAGACCACGACCGAGTCGGCGGAGCAGGCAGCCGCGCCCGTCTTCGCGCATCTCAAGACCATCGGCGAGGTGCCGCACACCTACCATCTCGCCGATAGCCCGGAGAAACAGGCGGAGCTTTTCGAGCAGCTCTCGAAACAGGAGCGCTTCTGCTTCGACATCGAGACCACCTCGCTCGACCGTTTCGAGGCGAAGCTGCTCGGCGTCGCCTTCTCATGGCACGATCACGAGGGATGGTATCTGCCCTACTCGGAAGCCCTGCTGCCAGAGCTGACGAAGGCCCTGTCGTCCTCCGCGACGAAGATCGGCCACAATCTCAAATACGATCTGTCCGTGCTACACCAGCACGGCGTCGAGGTGGGCGGGCCGATCTTCGACACCATGCTCGCCCATGGCCTCGTCTTCCCGGACCAGCGCCACACGATGGACTATGTGAGCGAGACCATGCTGGGCTACACGCCGGTGAAGCTCGCGGACATCGCCAGCGCCGCGCCTGCGGCCGGGGCAAGCGATGATCTCTTTGCATTCGCGGAGACGAAGAAGGCCTCGAAGGAGCTGGATATCGCCGCGATCCCGCTGGCCACGCTGGCGGAATACGCCGCGGAGGATGCGGACGTGACCTGGCAGATCGCGGGGAAGCTTGCGCCTCTGTTAGACGGGCAGGAGCACGTCTTCCGCGAGATCGAGTGTCCGCTGCTGCCGGTGCTGGTCCGGATGGAAATGGAAGGCATCGCGATCGATCCCGGAGCACTCGTGGAGATCGGCAGCCAGCTCCAGCAAAGGATCGACGAGCTTTCACGCACGATCGCCACGCACGCGGGCAAGCCCTTCAACCTGAACTCGCCGAAGCAACTCGGGGAGATTCTCTTCAATGACCTGGGCCTCGCGGACAAGGCGAAGAAGACCAAGACCGGCCAATTCAAGACCGACGAGGCCACGCTCACGTCGCTGGCGGGCAAGCACCCGATCATCGACGAGATCCTGGAATACCGCGAGGCGACGAAGCTGAAGGGCACCTACCTCGACGCGCTGCCAGGCCACATCGTGCCAAAGACCGGGCGGATCCACACACAGTTCCACCAGCTCGTCGCCGCCACCGGGCGCCTCGCCTCCACGGACCCGAATCTCCAGAACATCCCCATCCGCTCCGCGCTCGGCCGGCAGATCCGCAAGGCCTTCGTCCCGCGCGAGGGCTTCACGCTGCTTTCCTGCGACTACTCGCAGATCGAACTCCGCGTGATGGCCGCACTGGCGAATGACACCTCGATGATCGAGGCCTTCCGCGAGAACCGCGACATCCACACCGCCACCGCGGCGAAGGTGTGGGGCGTGGTCGAAAGCGACGTCACCCGCGAGCAACGCAGCGGCGCGAAGATGGTGAACTTCGGCATCATCTATGGCATCTCCGCCTTCGGCCTGAGCCAGCGGCTGGGCATCCCCCGCGGTGAGGCGGCAGACATCATCAACAACTATTTCAAGGAGTACCCCGCGATCAAGGAGTTCATGGATCGCACCATCACCGAGGCACGGGAAAAGGGCTACGTCGAGACCCTCAGCGGACGCCGGCGCTACTTCCCCGACCTCACGTCGGCGAACCAGACCATCCGCGGAAATGCCGAGCGTGCGGCGATCAATACGCCAATCCAAGGAACCGCCGCAGACATGATCAAACTGGCCATGATCCGCATCGATTCCTTGCTACGTGAAGGATCTCACGAGACGGCGATGTTGTTACAAGTCCACGACGAACTTGTCTTTGACCTTTCTGTCAAAGAGCAGGAAAAGTTGGTTCCAAAGCTGCTTCACGAAATGGAAACCGCGTTGCCATTACCGGGTGACGTACCGATTCTTGTGGAGCACGGCACAGGTCCCAACTGGCTCGCAGCTCACTAA